The genomic region TCATTCGGCAGGAGCGGGTCGGCCATTTGGGCCGGCGGTTTCCGATGTACAAATTCCGCACGATGCGGCTCGATGCCGACAAGTTGCAGCACCTCGTGCGCAACGAACAGAACGGCCCGATTTTCAAGAACCGGCACGATCCGAGGATCACACGGATTGGTCGGATTCTGCGGCGCACCAGCATCGACGAAATGCCACAGCTTTTCAACGTTTTGGTCGGTCATATGTCGCTGGTTGGGCCGCGGCCCCCGCTGGCCAAGGAGGTGGCCCAATACAAAGCCTGGCACCGCCGCCGGCTGGCCATCAAGCCTGGACTCACCTGTCTCTGGCAAATCAGCGGCCGGTCCGAAATCGGCTTCGATCAGTGGGTGCGGATGGACATCTGGTACGCCCGAAATCAGGACCTCCTGACCGACATCAAGCTCCTGGTCCGAACTCCACTCAGTGTATTAAGTTGCCGCGGCGCTTATTGAAGGCCGGCGCGGTGGGTCGGAGCAATCTATATTTGAACAGTAAACCGCCGCTTCCCCGCCGGCGCTAGCAGCGTCGGCCACGCACTGTCCAGTGGCCGTCGCTGCCAGCGTCGGGATCGCCCGATGTCGCTCCTCGTCGTTC from Pirellulales bacterium harbors:
- a CDS encoding sugar transferase — its product is MISVARQPLRVFEPESDVEVFAPPAERQSSPSVSSAATWKSIRSIPTTNFSLAQLRLEANEPLVEPEGNLERGYRIAKRLLDILGAAVFLVLFSPILIGVFIVLWFATKGKPIIRQERVGHLGRRFPMYKFRTMRLDADKLQHLVRNEQNGPIFKNRHDPRITRIGRILRRTSIDEMPQLFNVLVGHMSLVGPRPPLAKEVAQYKAWHRRRLAIKPGLTCLWQISGRSEIGFDQWVRMDIWYARNQDLLTDIKLLVRTPLSVLSCRGAY